In the genome of Methylococcus sp. EFPC2, the window AGGATGGGCACACCTTCGGCTTTGCCCATCCTACCTCGACTGCGACTAGGTTTTAGGATCGAAGGCCGGAACCATAGGATGCGCTGAGCAACGCGAAGCGCATCATTATCGCCGGCTTTCCCGCGTCGGGGACGGCCGGCGGTGGCCGTATGCTTGGGTCGCGCCACGTAAAAAACTTTTCCACGGGCGTAGAAAAGTTTTTTACGTCCGTAGAAATCGTTCATGCGGCCGTAAATTCTCCAGCCGCGTCCGCTGAAAATATTTCCACGCGCCGCGAAATCTTTTCCACGCCTGCCAATTGGCTTGCTGCGGCCGTAGAAATCTTTTTTGCGCGCCGAGTATCGTTTTACACGGCCGTAGCGCCGTCATTTACGCGCGTGAATTTATTTCCTGCGGCCGTCGGCAAGGTTTTTACGGCCGTGGGCAGGTTTTCTGCGCGCGCGGAAAATTTTCCTGTTTTTCGTCGATCGAATCCGACGCGGTAGGATGGGCAAAGGGCGGAAGGCCCGTGCCCATCGGCGCGGCATGGATGGGCACGCCTTCGGCTTTGCCCATCCTACCTCGACTGCGACAAGGTTTTAGGATCGAAGGCCAGGGGAGCGTGATCGCGTTGGGTGGGGCGGCTAACTCGGCTTGCAGCCTGCGCTCCTCCGAGACGATGCGTCGCCTTCGCTTTCCCGGCTCGCGTCGTTTCCTGAACCCGGCGCGAGCGTCTCGGCGAGTTTCCCGCCGTCCAGTTCGTTTTCCCATTTCGCCACGACCACGGTGGCGACGCCGTTGCCGATGAAATTGGTCAGCGCGCGCGCTTCCGACATGAATCGGTCTATGCCCAGTATCAGCGCCAGGCCGGCGACCGGAATCGAGGGCACGACCGCCAGCGTCGCGGCCAGGGTGACGAAACCGGCGCCGGTGACGCCCGATGCGCCTTTCGAGGTCAGCATGGCCACGCCCAGCAGGGTCAGTTCCTGGCCGAGGCTCAGATCGACGTTCAAGGCTTGGGCGATGAACAGTGCCGCCATGGTCAGATAGATGTTGGTGCCGTCGAGGTTGAATGAATAACCGGAGGGTACGACCAGGCCGACCACGGATTTGGAGCAGCCCATGCGTTCCAGTTTTTCCATCAGGGGCACCAGGGCGGATTCCGACGACGAGGTGCCCAGCACCGTCAGCAGCTCGTCCTTGATGTACAGGATGAATCGCACGATGTTGAAGCCGGCCCAGCGTGAGATGAGGCCGAGCACGATGAACACGAACAGCGCGCAGGTCAGGTAGAAACTGCCCATCAGCGCCGCCAGCGGTTTCAGTGCGGCGAGGCCGTATTTGCCCAGCGTGAAGGCCATCGCACCGCCCGCGCCCAGGGGAGCCAGCTTCATGATGGTGCCCATCATGGCGAACAAGATGTGGGACGCGTCTTCGATGAAACGGTGTACCGGCTGGCCGGCCTTGCCCAGGCGGATTACGGCGTGGCCGAACAACACAGCCAGCAGCAAGACCTGGAGCAGATCGCCCGAGCCGGTGAAGGCGTCGGTGAAGGTCTTGGGGATGATGTGCAGGATGAAGTCCACCGCGCTCTGCTCGGACGCCGCCTTGGCGTAGCCGGCGACGGCCTTGGCGTCGAGCGTTTGCGGATCGACGTTGAAACCCCGGCCGGGGCCGATTAGATGCATCACGGTCAGGCCGATCGCCAGCGCCATGGTCGACACGACTTCGAAGTACAACAAGGCCTTGCCGCCGACCCGGCCCACTTTCTTCATGTCGGCGCTGCCGGCGATGCCGAGAACCACGGTGCAGAATATGATGGGGCCGATCAGCATCTTGACCAGGGCGATGAATCCGTCGCCCAGCGGCTTGAGGCTCTGACCGGTTTGGGGATCGAGATAGCCCAGCAGCCCGCCGGCCAGGATGGCGAGCAGCACCCAGAAATAAAGATGACGCGCGAGCCGCTTCATCGCCTCAAAATTCCTCCGTATCTCACTCCGGCCTCCACGCGGCGATGCAGTGCATGTGAATATTACTGTGCGCTAATGGATGGCCGGTATTATCCTATAAAGATTTATAGGCCTGATGGGCTCGCGCCTGCCGAGGTCGGCAGCATCCGCGCGGCAGGGACGCCAAACTGTCATTCCGCCTTCATATCTGTCTGGTTAACACATTGGAAGCCCGTATTCGCATTCTACTAACGGAACCTTACGCGACGATATCCGCCAGCGAGGAAACCGAAGAACTCCTCGGCTACAGGGCGGAGGATTTTCTTGCTGGCCACGTGTCCCTGAAAAACCTGATACACGCCGACGATCAGGACATCGCGGACGATTTGTTTGCGCCCGATCCAGACGCGTCGTCCGGCACGTTCAACATCCGGCTCCGGCATGCTGACGGCCGCGTCCGCTGCGTCAAAGGGCATTACCGCAAGACGCGCGACGACACCGGAGCGAACGTCATGCTCGAATTGGGTCTGCAGGACGCCAAGAGCCTGTGGCAACGCCGCACGGCCGATTCCATGACGGCGGAATTCAAGGCCATGATGGAGAACACGGACGATTTCATCTATTTCAAGGATCGCAACCATGTGTTCACCGGGGCTAGTCAAACCCTGGTGTCCGTGACCGATCCCTCCGAGCACTGGACCGATCTGCTCGGACACACCGACTACGACGTGTTCCCGGAGGAATACGCCGATCTCTACTACAAGCTGGAAAAGCAGGTTTTCGCCGGGACTGAAGTGGCCCAGGAAATTCAGGAAACACTGGACGTCAAAGGGAACAAAGGCTGGGTAGACAACCGCAAGTACCCGCTCCGGGATGAGCACGGAAACATTACCGGCCTTTTCGGCATCGCCCGGATCATCACGCAACAAAGGCGGGCGGAGCAGGCGTTACGCGAAAGCGAGCTGACCCTGCGGGAGTCGCAACTGATCGCGGGACTGGGAAGTTATGTACTGGACCTCGGCAGCGAAATATGGAAAAGCTCCGACGTGCTGGATCAGTTGCTGGGCATAGACCCGTCTTATGACCATTCGGCGGCGGGATTGCTAGCCCTGGTCCATCCCAACGACCGTGCCGTGGTCGAGGATATGCTCAGAAACGAGGTGATAGTCCGACGCAAAGACTTCCTCAAGGAATTCCGCATCGTCCGCCGCACCGACAGGGCCGAGCGCTGGGTACGCGCAATCGGCCGATTGGAATTCGACACCCAGGGGCAGCCCCGGCGTCTGCGGGGCACGATACAGGACGTCACCGAAAGCCGCGAAAACATGCTTGCCGAACGGCGCGCCATACTCGGCAATCAAATGGTCGGCGTTGTCGCGGTCCGCAATCAAAAGGTGGTATGGGCCAATTCGGCGTTTGAAGCGCTGCTCGGCTATGGCGGTGGGGAATTGATCGGCGCGCCGGCGCGGCTGTTCTATGCGGACGAAGAAGATTACCTGCAGGGAATCACGGCGTGCGAGGGCATAGCCGGGACCGAGGTGGTTCATACCCAGCAAAAGTATGTGCGCAAGGATGGCACGCGCATCTGGCTGGACAAGAGTGCCGCACTGCTGCACAAGGAAACCGGTGAGTTCCTCTGGACCTTCATCGACGTCACCGAGCGTAAACGTGCCGAAGAGGCCGTGCGGGAAAGTGAAAGCCGTTTCCGCATCATGGCAGACCATGCACCGGTCTTGATCTGGATCGCGGGCCTGGACAAGCGTTGTTACTGGTTCAACAAGGTGTGGCTGGATTTCACCGGCCGCAGCCTGGATCAGGAAAAGGGCGACGGGTGGATCGACAGCGTGCATCCGGACGATTTCCGGCATTGTCTCGATACTTATGTGACGAGCTTCGATGCGCGGCAGGAGTTCGCCATGGAATACCGGCTACGCCGATTCGATGGCGAGTATCGCTGGATCCTCGATCACGGTGTGCCGCGGTTCGACGATCAGGGCGTCTTTCTGGGCTATATCGGGTCCTGCATCGACATCACGGAGCGCAAGGCCGCGGAGCAGGCGCTCGCCGCGAGCGAGTCGAAGTTCCGCCGGTTTTTCGAACACAATTCGTCGGTGATGTTGCTCATCGAACCGGCATCGAACTGTATCGTCGATGCCAACCAGGCGGCGGTGAGGTATTACGGCTATCCCCTCAAGCAGTTGATCGGCATGCCGATCGGCAACATCAACTCGCTGCCGCCGGAACGCCTGATCGAGGAGAAGCAGCGTGCCGTGCGCGAAGAATGCAACTACTTCATCTTTTCTCACCGTCTGGCTACGGGAGAAGTCCGTGACGTGGAAGTGCATTCGACGCCCATCGAAAGCGAAGGGCGGTTGCTGTTGCTTTCCATCGTTCACGACATCACCGAACGCATCCAGCTCGAGCAACGGATCGCGGAAAAAATCAATGAATTGTCGGTCATCATCGATAATTCCAGCGTCGGTATTTCCCTGGTCAGAAAACGGACGCTGATCTGGGCCAATCGACGCATGGCGGAGATATTCGGCTATGCCGGCGAGGAAATCACGAGCCAAAGCACGCGGATGTTCTTTACCTCTCAGGAGGAGTTTGATTCATTCGGAAATAAAGCCTACCTGGTACTCGCAGTCGGCGAACGCTACTCGCTCGAAACCGAGATGCGGCATCGCGATGGCCATCGAATCTGGATCAGTTTGTC includes:
- a CDS encoding PAS domain S-box protein, encoding MEARIRILLTEPYATISASEETEELLGYRAEDFLAGHVSLKNLIHADDQDIADDLFAPDPDASSGTFNIRLRHADGRVRCVKGHYRKTRDDTGANVMLELGLQDAKSLWQRRTADSMTAEFKAMMENTDDFIYFKDRNHVFTGASQTLVSVTDPSEHWTDLLGHTDYDVFPEEYADLYYKLEKQVFAGTEVAQEIQETLDVKGNKGWVDNRKYPLRDEHGNITGLFGIARIITQQRRAEQALRESELTLRESQLIAGLGSYVLDLGSEIWKSSDVLDQLLGIDPSYDHSAAGLLALVHPNDRAVVEDMLRNEVIVRRKDFLKEFRIVRRTDRAERWVRAIGRLEFDTQGQPRRLRGTIQDVTESRENMLAERRAILGNQMVGVVAVRNQKVVWANSAFEALLGYGGGELIGAPARLFYADEEDYLQGITACEGIAGTEVVHTQQKYVRKDGTRIWLDKSAALLHKETGEFLWTFIDVTERKRAEEAVRESESRFRIMADHAPVLIWIAGLDKRCYWFNKVWLDFTGRSLDQEKGDGWIDSVHPDDFRHCLDTYVTSFDARQEFAMEYRLRRFDGEYRWILDHGVPRFDDQGVFLGYIGSCIDITERKAAEQALAASESKFRRFFEHNSSVMLLIEPASNCIVDANQAAVRYYGYPLKQLIGMPIGNINSLPPERLIEEKQRAVREECNYFIFSHRLATGEVRDVEVHSTPIESEGRLLLLSIVHDITERIQLEQRIAEKINELSVIIDNSSVGISLVRKRTLIWANRRMAEIFGYAGEEITSQSTRMFFTSQEEFDSFGNKAYLVLAVGERYSLETEMRHRDGHRIWISLSGKAISPDDQSAGSIWVFEDVTERKRAEKNLQLAASVFTNANEGIVITVPNGTIIEVNDAFTRITGYKRDEVLGKNPRLLSSGREGKEFYAEMWRSLIEKGHWHGEIWNRRRNGEVYAEKLAIEAVCDASGVVQHYVGMFSDITVLKEHERQLERIAHYDALTNLPNRVLLADRLHLAMAQAQRRGDRLAVAYLDLDGFKAINDSYGHEVGDQLLVGVTSHLRQEMRESDTLARIGGDEFVAVLPDVGDDAENGRLFTRLLTAAARPVGLSGLTLQVSASLGVTFYQQSEGVDADQLLRQADQAMYQAKLAGKSRYSIFDAEHDRSIRGYHESLERIRQALAHHEFVLYYQPKVNMRSGTATGAEALIRWQHPESGLLPPGVFLPLIEDHPLAVELGEWVIDAALTQMETWQSAGLDIPVSVNIGARQLQQPEFVDRLRGILARHGSIKPSSIELEVLETSALEDLAYVTETIAACRELGVAVALDDFGTGYSSLIYLKHLPVTLLKIDQSFVRDMLVDPDDLAILEGVIGLAAAFRRKVIAEGVETREHGELLLQLGCELGQGYGIARPMPAAQIPAWVASWCPHDSWRNQPLVHRKDLPLIFAGVEHRAWMADLESHLQGGRGIPPLMDHKQCHFGQWLETEGLNRSRVQSDIREIDAVHRQVHAMAAQVLALHAQGHTRQVEALLGELHARSEVMLAQLKRMVTDSR
- a CDS encoding dicarboxylate/amino acid:cation symporter; this encodes MKRLARHLYFWVLLAILAGGLLGYLDPQTGQSLKPLGDGFIALVKMLIGPIIFCTVVLGIAGSADMKKVGRVGGKALLYFEVVSTMALAIGLTVMHLIGPGRGFNVDPQTLDAKAVAGYAKAASEQSAVDFILHIIPKTFTDAFTGSGDLLQVLLLAVLFGHAVIRLGKAGQPVHRFIEDASHILFAMMGTIMKLAPLGAGGAMAFTLGKYGLAALKPLAALMGSFYLTCALFVFIVLGLISRWAGFNIVRFILYIKDELLTVLGTSSSESALVPLMEKLERMGCSKSVVGLVVPSGYSFNLDGTNIYLTMAALFIAQALNVDLSLGQELTLLGVAMLTSKGASGVTGAGFVTLAATLAVVPSIPVAGLALILGIDRFMSEARALTNFIGNGVATVVVAKWENELDGGKLAETLAPGSGNDASRESEGDASSRRSAGCKPS